Part of the Streptomyces sp. NBC_01460 genome, CCTGTGCGAGCACTCACCGTTCCTGGCGTACTTCGGGCCGAATCACGCCGTGTGGGAGGAAAAGCGGCGGACGTACCGGGACAATGGCGCACGCGCCATCCCAGAGGCGCCCGAGCCCATTCCGGCCCTCGCGACGCGCTCGACGGCAGGCGCGCGCACCGGGCATGGGGCAGAACAAGGAGGACCCGTGGTGGATGTCCCGGTGGACCAACTGACCGGCGTGGTCGACGGTGCGCGTGCGCGGGCCCGTGGGCAGCTTCTCGAAGCCGGCCTGGAGCTGTTCGGGGTGTACGGCTACGCCCGGACGTCGGAGCAGGCCCTGTGCGACATGGCCGGGGTGCCGGAGGAGGTGCTCTGGGAGGAGTTCGGCTCCCGGGAGGGCCTGTTGACGGCGCTGCACAACCAGATCACCACCACCGGACTGCGAGCGGCGGAAGTGGCCCTGCTCTCCGAGGGGATGGACGACTGCCCGATGGAGCAGCGCTTCCGCAGGCTCTTCGACGCCTACGTGTCGGCGGTGACCCAGGACCTGCGCGCGGCACGGGTCACCTTCGTCGAAGTGCTGGGCGTGAGCCCGGCGGTGGACGCGCACTGCAAGGGGTGGCGTGATCTGTGGGCCGACTTCCTGACCGGTGAGGCCGAGCGTGCGGCGGTGCGGGGCGAGGCGGAGGAGCGTGACCACCGGGTCGTGGTGATGGTGATGGTCGGTACGGTCCACGAACTCATGGCCCACCACGCCCGCCGCCCGCGCAGGGCCCGGCCGAAGGAGGTCTCGGAGGAGCTGACCCGGCTCGGGCTGGAGATGCTGGGAGCCGCGCCCAAGACGGAGTAGGCCCCCGGCGGTCAGAGCGCGATGCGGGCCGCCACCGGCAGGTGGTCGCTGGATGTGGCCGGGAGTGTCCACAGGGCGGTGACCTGTGCGGACCGGGTCAGGATCTGGTCGATCCGGGCCAGGGGCAGAGTCGCCGGCCAGCTGAAGGCGAACGAGGGGTCCGGGCGGCTCATCAGCGAGGTGACGGGGGCCAGGCCGCGGTCGTCCAGCGTGCCGTTGAGGTCGCCGAGGAGGATCACCCGGTCCAGGGGTTCGGAGGTGAGGGCCTCGGCCAGGAGCGCCGCGCTCTCGTCCCGGCGTCCGGAGGTCAGCCCGGTCGTCGGACCCATGCGGACCGAGGGCAGGTGTGCGACGTACACGGCGGTCTCGCCCTGAGGGGTACGGACGGCGGCCCGCAGGCC contains:
- a CDS encoding TetR/AcrR family transcriptional regulator; this translates as MVDVPVDQLTGVVDGARARARGQLLEAGLELFGVYGYARTSEQALCDMAGVPEEVLWEEFGSREGLLTALHNQITTTGLRAAEVALLSEGMDDCPMEQRFRRLFDAYVSAVTQDLRAARVTFVEVLGVSPAVDAHCKGWRDLWADFLTGEAERAAVRGEAEERDHRVVVMVMVGTVHELMAHHARRPRRARPKEVSEELTRLGLEMLGAAPKTE